One candidate division KSB1 bacterium DNA window includes the following coding sequences:
- a CDS encoding CHRD domain-containing protein, whose product MTTKLKIMMVLAISIVATAAYAYDHGWLAILDGLQEAPPNASPASGIFEATVSADCDTLYYSGSYSGLIGSYTVSHIHTAPAGVAGPVRHGFSAPAGLIAGAWGIPAEDMSRLYHDSLYVNIHSSAFPGGEIRGQLLCDPSDAVFNFPGDFGTAQCIQLCPESSSRIRIWGIPEGQFPVVQKRLGCLGATNPCLVNCYPATYIEEFFGGNWNWTDGWFWLEIRGDGCICVSFERVLSVELGAFDAVAGDGQVTLNWSTRSESNNDRFEIERDNVVMASVAGQGNSASGHQYSWTDGELLNGVSYTYRLFSVETGGARAEIASESVTPHAGAVAEGYALAQNFPNPFNPETRIRFDLAEAGTVHLTVFDISGRLVATLLNSSLPRGNHSVQFSGSNLPSGLYFYRLEASGFTDQKKMLLLK is encoded by the coding sequence ATGACGACTAAGCTAAAGATTATGATGGTGTTGGCCATTTCCATCGTCGCCACCGCCGCGTATGCTTACGATCACGGATGGCTCGCGATCCTCGATGGCTTGCAGGAAGCACCTCCGAATGCCAGCCCGGCGAGTGGGATCTTCGAAGCCACCGTAAGTGCTGACTGTGATACGCTTTACTATTCCGGTTCGTACAGCGGCTTGATCGGAAGCTACACCGTTTCTCACATTCATACCGCTCCCGCAGGTGTTGCCGGTCCGGTCCGCCACGGATTCAGTGCCCCGGCCGGCCTGATTGCCGGCGCCTGGGGGATTCCCGCCGAGGACATGAGCCGACTCTATCACGACAGCCTCTATGTGAATATCCACTCCTCAGCCTTTCCGGGCGGAGAGATTCGCGGACAACTGCTCTGCGACCCCAGCGATGCTGTGTTCAACTTCCCCGGAGATTTCGGCACGGCGCAGTGCATCCAGCTCTGCCCTGAATCCAGCTCCCGCATCCGCATCTGGGGCATTCCCGAAGGCCAGTTCCCCGTCGTACAGAAACGGCTGGGCTGTCTGGGCGCTACGAATCCGTGTCTCGTCAACTGCTACCCGGCCACCTACATTGAAGAGTTCTTCGGCGGTAACTGGAATTGGACCGATGGCTGGTTCTGGCTGGAGATCCGCGGCGATGGCTGCATCTGCGTCAGCTTCGAGCGCGTCCTGTCCGTTGAACTTGGCGCCTTCGATGCCGTCGCAGGTGACGGCCAGGTCACGCTGAATTGGAGCACACGGTCCGAAAGCAACAACGACCGCTTTGAAATCGAGCGCGATAATGTCGTCATGGCCTCAGTGGCCGGCCAGGGGAACTCCGCCAGCGGGCACCAGTACAGTTGGACCGACGGCGAACTCCTAAACGGCGTGAGCTACACCTATCGGCTGTTCTCCGTCGAGACCGGCGGCGCGCGCGCCGAGATCGCCAGTGAAAGCGTGACCCCCCACGCGGGCGCGGTGGCAGAGGGCTACGCACTGGCCCAGAACTTCCCGAACCCGTTTAACCCGGAGACCCGCATTCGCTTCGACCTCGCGGAAGCCGGGACCGTTCACTTGACCGTCTTTGACATCAGCGGCCGGTTGGTCGCCACGCTCCTCAACAGTTCCCTGCCCCGCGGTAATCACTCCGTGCAATTCAGCGGATCCAACTTGCCGTCGGGCCTGTATTTCTATCGCCTCGAAGCCAGTGGATTCACTGACCAGAAAAAGATGTTGCTGCTCAAGTAA
- a CDS encoding glutamate--cysteine ligase encodes MSIVFHGSPEPTIGVECELALVDPKSWRMVNAAPAILEHFPDSHYAKPELLETIIEVISKPCRTVQEVRADMLPKIKEVQRVAEKIGYTTTFVGTHPTATWGEQRITKNERYQEFVHRMQWPVRRAMIMGLHVHVGVASGEKAIAFLNAITTFLPHLLALSCASPYFAGEDTGLASCRVKIFEVMPTAGLPHRMLNWAEFQRFMRTLITAGAIKSIREIWWDVRPHPGFGTIEIRVCDGTPDFEDVLAITAMIQALVVWLDHLYDLGDELPIHKYWSIKENKWRAARYGLDGDVIYDDHGQTRPFRDDIRELLATLRPFAATQDSTGELERIELMLNRDGSYSRQRKAFEKSGSLEGVVESLVAEWQSSVQ; translated from the coding sequence ATGAGCATCGTCTTCCATGGCTCGCCTGAACCGACCATCGGTGTCGAGTGTGAATTGGCCCTCGTCGATCCCAAGTCCTGGCGAATGGTCAACGCCGCGCCCGCGATTCTGGAGCACTTCCCCGACTCCCATTACGCCAAGCCGGAGCTGCTTGAGACTATCATCGAGGTCATCTCCAAGCCGTGCCGGACCGTGCAGGAAGTTCGCGCCGACATGCTGCCCAAAATCAAAGAAGTGCAGCGGGTTGCGGAGAAAATCGGCTATACCACCACCTTTGTCGGCACCCATCCCACCGCCACTTGGGGCGAACAGCGCATCACCAAAAACGAGCGCTATCAGGAATTCGTGCACCGCATGCAGTGGCCGGTCCGCCGTGCGATGATTATGGGCCTGCATGTTCACGTCGGCGTGGCGTCCGGCGAGAAAGCCATTGCATTTCTGAATGCGATCACCACCTTTCTCCCCCATCTGCTCGCGCTCTCCTGCGCGTCACCCTATTTCGCCGGTGAAGATACGGGACTCGCCTCCTGCCGCGTGAAGATCTTCGAAGTTATGCCGACCGCCGGCCTGCCCCACCGCATGTTGAACTGGGCCGAATTCCAACGCTTCATGCGCACTCTGATTACAGCCGGTGCGATCAAATCCATCCGCGAAATCTGGTGGGATGTCAGGCCGCATCCCGGCTTCGGCACGATCGAAATCCGCGTCTGCGACGGAACTCCTGATTTCGAGGACGTACTCGCAATCACCGCCATGATCCAGGCCCTCGTCGTCTGGCTCGATCACCTGTATGACCTCGGCGATGAGCTGCCGATTCACAAATACTGGAGCATCAAGGAAAACAAGTGGCGCGCCGCGCGCTACGGACTCGACGGCGACGTGATCTATGACGATCACGGCCAAACGCGCCCGTTCCGCGATGACATCCGCGAACTGCTCGCAACCTTGCGTCCATTCGCCGCAACACAAGATTCCACCGGCGAGCTTGAGCGAATCGAGCTCATGCTGAATCGCGATGGGAGTTACTCCCGCCAGCGTAAAGCTTTCGAGAAATCCGGCTCGCTCGAAGGAGTCGTCGAGAGCCTCGTCGCCGAATGGCAGAGCAGCGTGCAGTAG
- a CDS encoding PKD domain-containing protein has product MKLSTVFLSTISVLCLIGCGSDSSDDPGTPGPDAVFSVSGALVTPATLTFNNASLNADQFQWDFGDGRSSIQSSPQLSFSTFGSYVVTLVAVQSSTSRTDTARQALEITPGTVSLTGINVQAMPFSDGGGAGWDLTDGPDLFLNLSQAGSSIWTSTYYDNLAPTSLPVGWTVTPPRSITGWTLGYRVDLWDYDPIGENDAMGSVTFSISSIVEGDGYQSSAVVENTAHTIRTTILLHWQ; this is encoded by the coding sequence ATGAAGTTGAGCACAGTGTTCTTGAGCACAATTTCGGTTTTGTGTCTGATCGGCTGTGGAAGCGATAGCTCGGACGATCCGGGGACGCCCGGCCCCGATGCCGTCTTTTCCGTGTCAGGGGCTCTGGTTACGCCGGCAACATTGACATTCAACAATGCTTCTTTGAACGCCGATCAATTTCAATGGGACTTCGGCGACGGACGATCCTCTATCCAATCGAGTCCTCAACTGAGCTTCAGCACTTTTGGAAGTTATGTTGTCACACTGGTCGCTGTGCAATCTTCAACGAGCAGAACTGACACTGCCCGTCAAGCTCTTGAAATAACACCGGGGACGGTCTCGCTTACCGGCATAAATGTGCAGGCAATGCCATTCAGCGACGGTGGCGGTGCTGGATGGGACTTAACCGACGGGCCTGACTTGTTTTTGAATTTGTCTCAGGCAGGTTCTAGTATTTGGACCAGCACCTACTACGACAATCTGGCACCGACGAGTCTTCCGGTCGGCTGGACAGTAACTCCACCTCGCTCGATTACAGGATGGACTCTCGGCTACAGAGTTGATCTTTGGGATTATGATCCCATCGGAGAAAATGACGCAATGGGGAGCGTTACATTTTCGATCAGCAGTATTGTAGAGGGAGATGGATATCAATCCTCTGCTGTGGTTGAGAACACTGCTCATACGATACGCACGACCATTCTGCTTCACTGGCAATAG
- a CDS encoding aldehyde dehydrogenase, with the protein MSDLFYSNIINGKHVPAQSGRTLPIINPALNESLGESARSDSADVELAVKSARAALDGKWGRSAPSQRTKILFKAAQLLESRVEELSLAESRNNGKVAAHVVGEIRQAIEDFEFFAGAATKAGGSVPPLHGAYFGYTLKEPVGVVGAITPWNYPLMLAAWKLAPALAAGCTVVLKPAEWTPVTAKALVEILHEAGIPEGTVNLINGTGPEAGAALVAHPLVDKISFTGGTATGKSIAKQAANSMKRLTLELGGKSPAIVLEDCVFDDAVLGSLFSIFYGAGQSCEARSRIYVHESLYDAFVEKFVEAAKKLRVGDPLDKHTHVGALVHPERLAVMESFVASAIAQGGTILTGGQRLADGPLARGNFFAPTVITDLPHSARCIQEEIFGPVVVISKFKSDDEAITMANGVDFGLAATLWTQNLVRATKFVRAIKSGIVTINTPNTALPGLPFGGYKQSGHGREMALETMDAYLETKSVLMGVTGKPVNPFGI; encoded by the coding sequence ATGTCCGACCTCTTCTACTCCAACATCATCAACGGTAAACACGTCCCCGCGCAATCCGGCCGGACGTTGCCGATCATCAATCCCGCGCTGAACGAATCGCTCGGCGAGTCCGCGCGCTCCGATTCCGCGGATGTGGAGCTCGCGGTCAAATCCGCACGTGCCGCGCTTGACGGCAAGTGGGGACGCTCCGCTCCTTCACAGCGCACAAAAATACTCTTCAAGGCCGCGCAGTTGCTCGAGTCCCGCGTCGAGGAGTTGAGCCTCGCCGAAAGCCGCAACAACGGCAAGGTCGCCGCCCACGTCGTCGGCGAAATTCGTCAGGCCATCGAGGACTTCGAATTCTTCGCCGGAGCGGCAACCAAAGCCGGCGGCAGTGTCCCGCCGCTGCATGGGGCATACTTCGGCTATACGCTCAAAGAGCCGGTCGGCGTCGTCGGCGCGATCACCCCGTGGAATTATCCCTTGATGCTGGCGGCATGGAAACTCGCGCCCGCGCTGGCCGCCGGCTGCACCGTTGTGCTGAAGCCCGCCGAGTGGACGCCCGTCACCGCCAAGGCCTTAGTCGAGATTCTGCACGAAGCCGGCATCCCCGAAGGTACCGTTAACCTGATTAACGGCACGGGTCCCGAAGCGGGAGCCGCGCTCGTCGCGCATCCACTGGTGGACAAGATCTCCTTCACGGGCGGCACCGCCACGGGCAAGAGCATCGCCAAACAAGCCGCCAATTCCATGAAGCGGCTCACGCTCGAACTGGGCGGCAAGTCCCCCGCCATCGTACTCGAAGATTGCGTGTTCGACGATGCAGTCCTCGGCTCGCTGTTTTCAATCTTCTATGGCGCCGGACAATCTTGCGAGGCCCGCAGCCGCATCTACGTCCATGAGTCCCTCTATGACGCCTTCGTGGAGAAGTTCGTCGAAGCCGCGAAAAAATTGCGCGTCGGCGATCCGCTCGACAAGCATACGCATGTCGGCGCGCTCGTGCACCCCGAGCGCCTGGCGGTGATGGAGTCGTTTGTGGCCTCGGCGATCGCGCAAGGCGGCACGATTCTAACGGGCGGCCAACGACTTGCCGACGGCCCGCTCGCACGCGGCAATTTCTTCGCGCCCACCGTCATCACCGATTTGCCGCATTCCGCGCGCTGCATTCAGGAAGAAATCTTCGGCCCGGTCGTCGTGATTTCCAAATTCAAGTCCGACGACGAAGCCATCACGATGGCCAACGGCGTTGACTTCGGACTCGCCGCGACCCTATGGACGCAGAACCTCGTTCGCGCGACCAAGTTCGTGCGCGCCATCAAGTCCGGGATCGTCACGATCAACACTCCGAACACCGCCCTTCCCGGCCTCCCCTTCGGTGGGTACAAGCAGTCCGGACACGGCCGGGAGATGGCATTGGAGACCATGGACGCTTACCTCGAAACCAAATCCGTGCTGATGGGCGTCACCGGCAAACCCGTGAATCCGTTCGGCATCTGA